A region of Periophthalmus magnuspinnatus isolate fPerMag1 chromosome 13, fPerMag1.2.pri, whole genome shotgun sequence DNA encodes the following proteins:
- the LOC129456716 gene encoding uncharacterized protein LOC129456716: MAYWLLLFFLSHALLFGSSQASNFQLTNYVTRPPVYTVQTPIWTFIPNCWTPWFDRDDPADTGDWETLFELRQEHPGKICQKPLQIQVQTTGGAPAASTGEVFFKFDTVTGFACRNQDQAPVCNCHDYRVRFMCPFHFCHSFFKYPFLVKSTSMTVRPPLTRETLTTRPTPAIADFHPQCWTQWFDRDDPAGSGDWETLINLHLQNPGKICTKPLQIQVKTTSGQSVLSTGNVIYKSDTTTGFICRNSDQRKGLCSDYMVRFRCPPDFCKPPPQCWTDWFDRDDPSGTGDYETLPQLRSQYPGQICTKPLQIQVETKGGVPLSATGDVIYKADTVSGFICRNADQKKGRCRDYKVRFMCPLRFCVQSRCWTQWFDRDDPSGTGDWETLASLHISYPEQICAAPLQIQAQTTTGLPAIATGNTFASYDTTVGLICKNAEQKKGTRCHDFQVRFLCPPDFCRPKGCFTEWFDRDDPSGSGDWETLFALRAEYPGHVCNSPLQIQVQTTDGYSVAATGNVLSAADVTTGFVCQNSAQPVGHCHDFKVRFVCPKDFCQQKVCWTKWFDRDDPDGTGDWELLPDLRKLHPNEICDTPLYIDVRTVDSNQPITATGQVLHIYSPTQGFACRNEDQHGCKCKDFKVRFGCPCKCTVDIN; the protein is encoded by the exons ATGGCGTACTGG ctcctcctcttcttcttaaGTCACGCTCTGCTGTTTG gaaGTTCCCAGGCGTCGAATTTCCAGCTGACGAATTATGTGACCAGGCCCCCAGTTTACACCGTACAGACCCCCATATGGACATTTATCCCCA ACTGCTGGACGCCGTGGTTCGATCGCGATGACCCCGCCGATACTGGAGACTGGGAGACTCTCTTTGAGCTGAGGCAGGAGCACCCGGGCAAAATCTGTCAAAAGCCGCTGCAGATCCAGGTGCagaccacagggggcgctccagCAGCCTCCACCGGGGAAGTCTTCTTTAA GTTTGACACAGTGACTGGGTTTGCGTGCAGAAACCAGGACCAGGCTCCGGTCTGTAACTGTCACGACTACAGAGTGCGCTTCATGTGCCCCTTCCACTTCTGCCACAGCTTCT tcaaaTATCCCTTTCTTGTCAAAAGCACGTCCATGACTGTTCGTCCACCTCTGACCAGAGAGACACTCACCACCAGACCCACTCCAGCGATCGCCGACTTTCACCCAC AGTGCTGGACTCAGTGGTTTGACAGGGACGACCCTGCTGGTAGTGGAGACTGGGAGACTCTTATAaatttacatctccaaaacccTGGAAAGATCTGCACCAAACCCCTGCAGATCCAGGTCAAGACCACCTCAGGCCAGTCAGTGTTGTCTACTGGCAACGTCATCTACAA GAGTGACACAacgacaggattcatctgtaGAAACTCAGACCAGAGAAAAGGCCTCTGTTCAGACTATATGGTTCgcttcagatgccctcccgatTTCTGTAAACCTCCTCCAC AGTGTTGGACGGATTGGTTTGACCGGGACGATCCCAGTGGGACCGGAGACTATGAGACTCTCCCGCAACTGAGGTCACAGtatccaggtcagatctgcaccAAACCGCTCCAAATCCAGGTCGAGACCAAGGGCGGAGTACCACTCAGCGCCACCGGAGACGTCATCTACAA GGCCGACACTGTGTCTGGATTCATCTGTAGAAACGCAGATCAGAAGAAAGGCCGGTGTAGGGATTACAAAGTCCGCTTCATGTGTCCTCTTAGGTTCTGTGTCCAGTCCA GGTGCTGGACGCAGTGGTTTGACAGGGACGACCCCTCTGGTACCGGAGACTGGGAGACGTTAGCTTCCCTTCACATTTCTTACCCAGAGCAGATCTGCGCTGCTCCTCTGCAGATCCAGGCTCAGACGACCACAGGGCTGCCCGCCATCGCAACCGGAAACACCTTCGCATC ATACGACACGACTGTGGGCCTCATCTGTAAAAACGCGGAGCAGAAGAAGGGCACCAGGTGTCATGACTTCCAGGTGCGCTTCCTATGTCCCCCCGACTTCTGCAGACCCAAAG GTTGTTTCACAGAGTGGTTTGACCGGGACGACCCCTCTGGCTCTGGGGACTGGGAGACTCTGTTTGCCCTGCGCGCGGAGTATCCAGGACACGTCTGTAACAGCCCCCTGCAGATCCAAGTGCAGACTACAGACGGGTACAGCGTGGCCGCCACAGGCAACGTCCTCTCTGC agCGGATGTGACGACCGGTTTCGTCTGTCAAAACTCAGCTCAGCCCGTGGGCCATTGTCACGATTTTAAAGTGCGCTTTGTGTGTCCAAAAGACTTCTGTCaacaaaaag TTTGCTGGACTAAGTGGTTCGATAGAGACGACCCCGATGGCACTGGAGACTGGGAGCTTCTGCCTGATCTGAGGAAACTTCATCCAAACGAGATCTGTGACACGCCTCTGTACATCGACGTCAGGACCGTGGACTCCAACCAGCCCATCACTGCTACGGGACAGGTCCTGCACAT CTATAGTCCAACTCAAGGATTCGCCTGTCGAAACGAAGACCAGCACGGCTGTAAATGCAAAGACTTCAAAGTGCGCTTCGGCTGTCCCTGTAAATGCACCGTAGACATAAACTAA